Proteins co-encoded in one Chaetodon auriga isolate fChaAug3 chromosome 9, fChaAug3.hap1, whole genome shotgun sequence genomic window:
- the dctn4 gene encoding dynactin subunit 4 isoform X2 has product MASLLQPDRVVYLVRGEKKIRAPLSQLYFCRYCSELRSLECVSHEVDSHYCPSCLENMPSAEAKLKKNRCANCFDCPCCMHTLSTRATNIPAPLPDDPTKTTMKKAYYLACGFCRWTSRDVGMADKSVASGGWQEPENPHSQRIGKLIEYYQQLAHREKQDRDRKKLARRRQCMPLAFSEKYGLGTRLQRQRSGAPISSLAGLSLKEGEDQKEITIEPAQALDEVEPLPEDCYTRPISLPEVTTLRQRLLQPDFQPAGASQLHPRHKHLLMKRSLRCRKCEHNLSKPEFNPTSIKFKIQLVAVSYIPEVRIMSIPNLRYLKESQVLLTLTNPVENITHVTLAACEEEDPDDINSTAKVVVPTKELVLAGKDAAAEYDELAEPQDFQDDPDVIAFRKSNKIGFFIKVIPQKEEDADVMVSFKIRHDFRNLAAPIRPSEEGAENTTEAIWLTHHVELRLGPLAP; this is encoded by the exons ATGGCGTCCCTTCTGCAGCCAGATAGAGTCGTCTATCTGGTTCGTGGAGAGAAAAAGATCAGAGCCCCTTTATCTCAACTGTATTTCTGTCGCTACTGTAGTGAGCTACGGTCTCTAGAATGTGTGTCTCACGAG GTGGACTCCCACTATTGTCCAAGCTGTCTGGAGAACATGCCATCCGCAGAGGCTAAGCTTAAAAAGAACAG GTGTGCAAATTGTTTCGACTGCCCatgctgcatgcacacactgtctACTCGGGCCACCAACATCCCAGCTCCTCTGCCCGACGACCCTACCAAGACAACCATGAAGAAAGCCTACTACCTGGCCTGCGGCTTCTGTCGCTGGACCTCCAGGGACGTGGGAATGGCCGATAAATCAGTTG CCAGCGGTGGATGGCAAGAGCCGGAGAACCCTCACAGTCAGCGG ATCGGCAAGCTGATTGAATATTACCAGCAGCTGGCgcacagagagaagcaggacaGAGACCGGAAGAAGCTGGCCAGGAGACGACAGTGCATGCCTCTGGCGTTCTCG GAAAAATATGGCCTTggaaccagactgcagaggcagaggtcTGGAGCTCCCATATCAAGCCTGGCTGGTCTTTC CCTTAAAGAGGGTGAGGACCAGAAGGAGATCACCATCGAACCTGCCCAGGCTCTAGATGAAGTGGAACCCCTGCCTGAGGATTGTTACACCAGGCCCATCAGCTTACCGGAGG TGACCACACTGCGCCAGCGGCTTCTGCAGCCTGACTTCCAGCCTGCGGGGGCGTCTCAGCTCCATCCCAGACACAAACACCTCCTGATGAAGCGCTCGCTGCGCTGCAGG aAATGTGAGCACAACTTGAGCAAGCCAGAGTTTAATCCCACTTCAATCAAGTTTAAAATTCAGCTGGTGGCAGT GAGTTACATCCCTGAAGTGCGAATTATGTCCATTCCAAATCTGCGGTACTTGAAG gagaGTCAAGTGCTGCTGACTCTGACCAACCCAGTGGAGAACATCACCCACGTCACGCTGGCTGCCTGTGAGGAGGAAGATCCTGATGACATCAACAGCACTGCCAAG gtTGTAGTACCCACCAAGGAGCTGGTCTTGGCAGgaaaagatgctgctgctgagtacGATGAGCTGGCTGAACCTCAGGACTTCCAGGATGACCCAGA TGTTATTGCCTTCAGGAAATCCAACAAGATTGGTTTCTTCATCAAAGTGATCCCTCAGAAAGAAGAGGACGCGGACGTCATGGTTTCGTTCAAGATCCGACACGACTTCCGCAACCTCGCAGCTCCCATCAGACCGAGCGAGGAGGGAGCCGAGAACACCACCGAGGCCATTTGGCTCACGCACCATGTCGAGCTGAGGCTGGGACCGCTCGCTCCCTGA
- the dctn4 gene encoding dynactin subunit 4 isoform X1, protein MASLLQPDRVVYLVRGEKKIRAPLSQLYFCRYCSELRSLECVSHEVDSHYCPSCLENMPSAEAKLKKNRCANCFDCPCCMHTLSTRATNIPAPLPDDPTKTTMKKAYYLACGFCRWTSRDVGMADKSVASGGWQEPENPHSQRIGKLIEYYQQLAHREKQDRDRKKLARRRQCMPLAFSQHTIHVVEKYGLGTRLQRQRSGAPISSLAGLSLKEGEDQKEITIEPAQALDEVEPLPEDCYTRPISLPEVTTLRQRLLQPDFQPAGASQLHPRHKHLLMKRSLRCRKCEHNLSKPEFNPTSIKFKIQLVAVSYIPEVRIMSIPNLRYLKESQVLLTLTNPVENITHVTLAACEEEDPDDINSTAKVVVPTKELVLAGKDAAAEYDELAEPQDFQDDPDVIAFRKSNKIGFFIKVIPQKEEDADVMVSFKIRHDFRNLAAPIRPSEEGAENTTEAIWLTHHVELRLGPLAP, encoded by the exons ATGGCGTCCCTTCTGCAGCCAGATAGAGTCGTCTATCTGGTTCGTGGAGAGAAAAAGATCAGAGCCCCTTTATCTCAACTGTATTTCTGTCGCTACTGTAGTGAGCTACGGTCTCTAGAATGTGTGTCTCACGAG GTGGACTCCCACTATTGTCCAAGCTGTCTGGAGAACATGCCATCCGCAGAGGCTAAGCTTAAAAAGAACAG GTGTGCAAATTGTTTCGACTGCCCatgctgcatgcacacactgtctACTCGGGCCACCAACATCCCAGCTCCTCTGCCCGACGACCCTACCAAGACAACCATGAAGAAAGCCTACTACCTGGCCTGCGGCTTCTGTCGCTGGACCTCCAGGGACGTGGGAATGGCCGATAAATCAGTTG CCAGCGGTGGATGGCAAGAGCCGGAGAACCCTCACAGTCAGCGG ATCGGCAAGCTGATTGAATATTACCAGCAGCTGGCgcacagagagaagcaggacaGAGACCGGAAGAAGCTGGCCAGGAGACGACAGTGCATGCCTCTGGCGTTCTCG CAACACACTATTCATGTGGtg GAAAAATATGGCCTTggaaccagactgcagaggcagaggtcTGGAGCTCCCATATCAAGCCTGGCTGGTCTTTC CCTTAAAGAGGGTGAGGACCAGAAGGAGATCACCATCGAACCTGCCCAGGCTCTAGATGAAGTGGAACCCCTGCCTGAGGATTGTTACACCAGGCCCATCAGCTTACCGGAGG TGACCACACTGCGCCAGCGGCTTCTGCAGCCTGACTTCCAGCCTGCGGGGGCGTCTCAGCTCCATCCCAGACACAAACACCTCCTGATGAAGCGCTCGCTGCGCTGCAGG aAATGTGAGCACAACTTGAGCAAGCCAGAGTTTAATCCCACTTCAATCAAGTTTAAAATTCAGCTGGTGGCAGT GAGTTACATCCCTGAAGTGCGAATTATGTCCATTCCAAATCTGCGGTACTTGAAG gagaGTCAAGTGCTGCTGACTCTGACCAACCCAGTGGAGAACATCACCCACGTCACGCTGGCTGCCTGTGAGGAGGAAGATCCTGATGACATCAACAGCACTGCCAAG gtTGTAGTACCCACCAAGGAGCTGGTCTTGGCAGgaaaagatgctgctgctgagtacGATGAGCTGGCTGAACCTCAGGACTTCCAGGATGACCCAGA TGTTATTGCCTTCAGGAAATCCAACAAGATTGGTTTCTTCATCAAAGTGATCCCTCAGAAAGAAGAGGACGCGGACGTCATGGTTTCGTTCAAGATCCGACACGACTTCCGCAACCTCGCAGCTCCCATCAGACCGAGCGAGGAGGGAGCCGAGAACACCACCGAGGCCATTTGGCTCACGCACCATGTCGAGCTGAGGCTGGGACCGCTCGCTCCCTGA